Proteins from a single region of Budorcas taxicolor isolate Tak-1 chromosome 7, Takin1.1, whole genome shotgun sequence:
- the CD14 gene encoding monocyte differentiation antigen CD14: MVCVPCLLLLLLPPLLRVSADTTEPCELDDDDFRCVCNFTDPKPDWSSAVQCMVAVEVEIRGGGHSLDQFLKGANTDPKQYADTIKALRVRRLKLGAAQVPAQLLVAVLRALGYSRLKELTLEDLEVTGPTPPTPLEATGPALTTLSLRNVSWATGGAWLGELQQWLKPGLRALNIAQAHSLAFPCAGLSTFEALTTLDLSDNPSLGDSGLMAALCPNKFPALQYLALRNAGMETPSEVCAALAAARVQPQSLDLSHNSLRATAPGATRCVWPSALSSLNLSFAGLEQVPKGLPPKLSVLDLSCNKLSREPRRDELPEVNDLTLDGNPFLDPGALQHQDDPMISGVVPACARSALTMGVSGTLALLQGARGFA, from the exons ATG GTGTGCGtgccctgcctgctgctgctgctgctgccgccactgCTGCGTGTGTCTGCGGACACGACAGAGCCCTGCGAGCTGGACGACGACGATTTCCGCTGTGTCTGCAACTTCACGGATCCGAAGCCTGACTGGTCTAGCGCCGTTCAGTGTATGGTTGCCGTCGAGGTGGAGATCCGTGGCGGTGGCCACAGCCTGGACCAGTTTCTCAAGGGAGCCAACACCGACCCGAAGCAGTATGCTGACACAATCAAGGCTCTGCGCGTTCGGCGACTCAAGCTGGGCGCTGCACAGGTTCCTGCTCAGCTTCTGGTCGCCGTTCTGCGCGCGCTCGGGTACTCTCGTCTCAAGGAACTGACGCTTGAGGACCTGGAGGTAACTGGCCCAACGCCCCCGACGCCTCTGGAAGCCACTGGGCCTGCCCTCACCACCCTCAGTCTCCGTAACGTATCGTGGGCAACAGGAGGTGCCTGGCTCGGCGAACTGCAGCAGTGGCTCAAGCCTGGGCTCAGGGCGCTGAACATTGCCCAAGCACACTCGCTTGCCTTTCCGTGCGCAGGGCTCTCCACCTTCGAGGCGCTCACCACCCTAGACCTGTCTGACAATCCCAGTCTCGGCGACAGCGGGCTGATGGCGGCTCTCTGTCCGAACAAGTTCCCGGCCCTCCAATATCTAGCGCTACGCAACGCGGGGATGGAGACGCCGAGCGAAGTGTGCGCGGCGCTGGCGGCAGCGAGGGTGCAGCCCCAAAGCCTGGACCTCAGCCACAACTCGCTGCGCGCCACCGCCCCGGGCGCTACCCGATGTGTCTGGCCCAGTGCACTAAGCTCTCTCAATTTGTCGTTCGCTGGGCTGGAGCAAGTGCCTAAAGGACTGCCGCCCAAGCTCAGCGTGCTTGATCTCAGCTGCAACAAGCTAAGCAGGGAGCCGCGGCGAGACGAGCTGCCCGAGGTAAATGACCTGACTCTGGACGGAAATCCCTTTCTGGACCCTGGAGCCCTCCAGCACCAAGACGACCCGATGATCTCCGGCGTGGTCCCAGCCTGTGCGCGTTCGGCCTTGACCATGGGGGTATCAGGAACCCTGGCGCTGCTTCAAGGAGCCCGAGGCTTCGCGTAA